A genomic region of Paenibacillus sp. PL2-23 contains the following coding sequences:
- the hemH gene encoding ferrochelatase translates to MSDLANKTGVLVMSYGTPESLADVEAYYTHIRRGQPPTPEQLAELTERYEAIVGGVFPLRENTDGQVAGLQDKLETLAPGQYTCFQGLKHARPYIEDGVEEMAKAGIRRAVGIVLAPHYSTMSVGSYIKRAKEKAAELGVEMAFVEQYHLHPKLLQALTERVSNGLASIAQATSPEMPVKVLFSAHSLPERIREMGDPYEKQLLETSAAVAEAAGVTDWQFTWQSAGRTREPWLGPDILDTLAELSEGGVKAVLSAPIGFVSDHLEVLYDLDIEAKAEAAKLGIHLERIAMLNRDPLYMETLAESVVAETGRIGKD, encoded by the coding sequence ATGTCTGATCTGGCGAACAAAACGGGAGTCCTCGTCATGTCGTACGGCACTCCGGAATCGTTGGCTGACGTAGAGGCGTATTATACGCATATTCGACGGGGACAGCCGCCAACGCCGGAGCAGCTGGCGGAGCTGACGGAGCGTTATGAAGCGATTGTCGGCGGCGTATTTCCGCTGCGCGAGAATACGGACGGACAAGTGGCGGGGCTGCAGGATAAGCTGGAGACGCTTGCGCCGGGCCAATATACTTGCTTCCAAGGACTCAAGCATGCGCGTCCTTATATCGAGGACGGAGTCGAAGAGATGGCGAAGGCGGGCATCCGCCGCGCAGTCGGCATTGTGCTTGCGCCTCATTATTCGACTATGAGCGTTGGAAGCTATATCAAGCGGGCGAAGGAAAAGGCCGCGGAGCTGGGCGTGGAGATGGCGTTCGTGGAGCAATACCATCTGCATCCCAAGCTGCTTCAGGCGCTGACGGAGCGTGTCAGTAACGGGCTTGCCTCTATTGCGCAGGCGACATCCCCGGAGATGCCTGTCAAGGTGCTGTTCAGCGCGCACAGCCTGCCTGAGCGGATCCGAGAGATGGGCGACCCTTACGAGAAGCAGCTGCTGGAGACATCTGCGGCGGTTGCCGAAGCGGCAGGCGTTACGGATTGGCAGTTCACCTGGCAGAGCGCGGGCCGCACAAGAGAGCCTTGGCTGGGACCGGATATTCTGGATACGCTGGCGGAGCTGTCGGAGGGTGGCGTAAAGGCTGTGTTGTCGGCGCCCATCGGCTTTGTGTCGGATCACCTGGAGGTGCTGTACGATCTTGATATTGAAGCGAAAGCGGAAGCCGCGAAGCTTGGCATTCATCTGGAGCGAATCGCCATGCTGAACCGTGATCCGCTTTATATGGAGACGTTAGCCGAATCGGTTGTGGCCGAAACGGGAAGGATTGGAAAGGATTGA
- the pilM gene encoding pilus assembly protein PilM, which yields MFASADRVGLTIDQHGIHYAKLKKKKEWEIDKCGFMPFEPGWYQDDQFIAIDEIRHRLLAWVRSEKLTGAAVILTVPTSQVIIRKLTFEASNAKELKQLVELEVETALHLPFQTPVYDFIHTETMNGKQSVLVYASPLKWIQQCVSLLEDAGLKVTEAELASTSLARAIQDKLDTPLESTMLVNLNQTTIEIYMFHKGNPVFMRVMNEYDQLAIGEEGLSQELIGSINAEISRLLSFYQYSIHEGESRITHTIITGDLGGRDRFQTEFSELHPEMEVGYADFAYIGQSMPDILADPYRIPFGLALREKKTTAINLLPERTISKRRAPIQIVVAGSIWIACLIAMASLMAMNHASLESHKQQAESLRQSNALLEQELANLNQQSRADADPEAVIQTILDNRQDTVEVLDDLNDELPAGASLQTLEYSKPGSVALLITICRMWRIT from the coding sequence ATGTTTGCAAGCGCGGACCGGGTTGGTTTGACAATAGATCAACATGGCATACACTACGCAAAGCTGAAGAAGAAAAAAGAATGGGAAATCGACAAATGCGGCTTTATGCCCTTCGAGCCGGGATGGTATCAAGACGATCAGTTTATTGCTATTGATGAGATCAGGCATCGCTTGTTGGCTTGGGTCAGGAGCGAGAAGCTGACTGGCGCAGCCGTCATCTTAACGGTTCCCACCTCGCAGGTGATTATTCGCAAGCTGACGTTTGAGGCTTCGAACGCCAAAGAATTGAAGCAGCTTGTAGAGCTTGAGGTGGAGACGGCGCTGCATCTTCCGTTTCAAACCCCAGTGTATGATTTTATCCATACGGAAACGATGAATGGGAAGCAGTCGGTGCTGGTGTATGCGTCCCCGCTGAAGTGGATTCAGCAATGCGTATCCTTGCTTGAGGACGCCGGACTGAAAGTGACGGAAGCGGAGCTCGCGTCAACCTCGCTTGCCCGCGCTATTCAGGACAAGCTGGATACGCCGCTGGAAAGCACGATGCTTGTTAACCTCAATCAGACGACCATCGAAATTTATATGTTCCATAAGGGCAATCCCGTATTTATGCGAGTGATGAACGAATACGATCAGCTTGCGATTGGGGAAGAGGGGCTGTCACAGGAGCTGATTGGAAGCATCAACGCGGAAATTTCCAGGCTGCTCAGCTTCTATCAATACAGCATTCATGAGGGCGAGTCGCGTATTACGCATACGATCATTACCGGTGATCTGGGGGGACGCGACCGATTCCAGACGGAGTTCAGCGAGCTTCATCCTGAGATGGAGGTCGGATACGCCGACTTCGCTTATATCGGTCAGTCGATGCCGGATATTCTGGCGGATCCATATCGCATTCCGTTCGGACTTGCCTTAAGAGAGAAAAAAACGACCGCAATCAATCTCCTTCCCGAGCGGACGATTAGCAAAAGGAGAGCGCCCATTCAAATCGTTGTGGCCGGATCGATCTGGATCGCCTGTTTGATTGCGATGGCCTCCCTGATGGCAATGAATCATGCCAGTCTGGAGTCGCATAAGCAGCAAGCCGAGTCGTTAAGGCAGAGCAACGCCCTGCTGGAGCAGGAGCTTGCCAATCTGAATCAGCAGAGCAGAGCGGACGCGGATCCCGAGGCTGTCATCCAGACGATATTGGACAACCGCCAGGATACGGTGGAGGTGCTGGATGATCTCAATGATGAGCTGCCTGCAGGCGCATCTCTCCAGACGCTGGAGTATTCCAAGCCAGGCTCTGTGGCGCTTTTAATAACGATATGCAGGATGTGGCGGATTACTTAA
- a CDS encoding prepilin peptidase — protein sequence MNLLIPTYIFILGLVLGSFFNVVGLRVPMKLSVVHPPSACPHCGARLKAKQLIPVISWLVSGGKCGFCKTSISPVYPLGELATGFLFLWVYFTFGYSWETLVGLLLVSMCVIITVSDLKYMLIPDRVLLTFAPLFLLLRLLYPVDSIWDHVWGLLFGGGVLLLVVIVSKGGMGLGDVKLFALLGWVVGLPNAVVAFLMAFLAGTIIGGLLMLAGVVKRKQPIPFGPFLALGGLLAFAYGSEWIALYLS from the coding sequence ATGAACCTACTAATCCCTACCTATATTTTCATCCTTGGCCTTGTTCTTGGCTCCTTCTTCAACGTTGTGGGTCTAAGGGTGCCGATGAAGCTGTCCGTTGTTCATCCGCCGTCAGCGTGTCCGCATTGCGGAGCCAGGCTGAAGGCCAAACAATTAATTCCCGTGATCAGCTGGCTGGTGTCCGGGGGGAAATGCGGTTTCTGCAAAACCTCGATTTCACCCGTCTATCCTTTGGGGGAGCTGGCGACGGGTTTCTTATTTTTATGGGTTTATTTCACCTTTGGCTATTCATGGGAAACATTGGTTGGACTGCTCCTGGTCAGCATGTGCGTCATTATAACCGTTTCCGATTTGAAATATATGCTTATTCCTGATCGTGTTCTACTTACGTTTGCCCCGTTATTCCTCTTGCTTCGGCTGTTATACCCTGTTGACTCCATCTGGGATCATGTATGGGGACTTCTATTCGGCGGCGGCGTGCTGCTGCTGGTCGTTATCGTATCGAAGGGCGGCATGGGGCTTGGGGATGTGAAGCTGTTTGCTCTGCTAGGCTGGGTGGTCGGGCTCCCGAATGCGGTTGTCGCATTCCTGATGGCATTCCTGGCTGGCACAATCATCGGGGGACTGTTGATGCTTGCCGGCGTCGTGAAAAGAAAGCAGCCCATTCCATTTGGGCCGTTCCTGGCGCTAGGCGGTCTGCTTGCGTTTGCTTATGGGTCGGAGTGGATTGCCTTATATTTATCATAG
- a CDS encoding CapA family protein translates to MPLSRSESRQREKRDHRRRRAFQLSMIVAGSIILLTGVGVAVNQADGLPDWLGGNGASEELAVSSPSPTRDAAGGVAASASPDAGTETPAPEPAEDGAVEQPSDGGGGTDERVGLSFVGDMLPGEYIAPIMAQNGYDFPYQKALLYLSVPDLMIGNLELPITTRGTPVEGTPYVYKGSPEALSAMRDAGFDIMSLANNHALDQGVEGMRDTMRHLTEAGIGYMGVGENDKEAFAPLIREVKGIKVAFIGVSGVIPFVEMKADSHVPGIAETYETTRATASIQSAEEQADIVVVMVHWGKDGKDTPENYQRNMARAYIDAGADLVIGSHPHVLQGFEMYKGKWIAYSLGNFVYASYPKGQLAETGVLDALCGKDGDCELKFNPMLVIQSQPTPLEGASAEALLSRLSSISIGAEVGSDGAIVGK, encoded by the coding sequence ATGCCATTATCCAGATCGGAATCGCGTCAGAGAGAGAAGCGGGATCATCGCCGCCGCCGCGCTTTCCAGCTTTCTATGATCGTTGCAGGTTCTATCATTCTATTAACGGGAGTCGGCGTTGCGGTGAATCAGGCCGACGGCTTGCCAGACTGGCTGGGCGGCAATGGCGCGAGCGAGGAGCTTGCCGTCTCGTCGCCAAGCCCGACAAGGGATGCAGCAGGCGGCGTCGCGGCTAGCGCTTCGCCGGATGCCGGGACAGAGACGCCCGCTCCGGAGCCTGCCGAAGACGGAGCCGTTGAGCAGCCAAGCGATGGGGGCGGCGGCACGGACGAGCGTGTGGGCTTATCTTTTGTCGGGGACATGCTCCCAGGTGAATATATTGCGCCCATTATGGCGCAAAATGGCTACGATTTCCCTTATCAGAAGGCGCTTCTCTACTTGAGCGTGCCGGATCTAATGATCGGAAATCTGGAGCTGCCCATTACGACGCGGGGAACGCCGGTGGAGGGCACGCCTTATGTATACAAGGGCTCGCCGGAGGCGCTCTCCGCCATGCGAGACGCCGGCTTCGATATTATGAGCCTGGCTAACAATCATGCGCTGGACCAGGGCGTTGAAGGCATGCGCGATACGATGAGGCATCTGACGGAAGCGGGCATTGGCTATATGGGTGTCGGGGAGAACGACAAGGAGGCCTTTGCCCCCTTGATTCGGGAGGTGAAGGGCATCAAGGTCGCCTTCATTGGCGTCAGCGGGGTCATTCCATTCGTGGAGATGAAGGCTGACAGCCATGTGCCCGGCATTGCCGAGACGTACGAGACAACAAGAGCGACAGCGTCCATTCAGAGCGCGGAGGAGCAGGCGGATATCGTGGTGGTGATGGTGCATTGGGGGAAGGACGGGAAGGATACCCCGGAGAACTATCAGCGAAATATGGCGCGCGCCTATATCGACGCTGGGGCGGATCTCGTCATCGGAAGCCATCCCCATGTGCTTCAAGGCTTCGAAATGTATAAAGGCAAATGGATTGCATACAGTTTAGGGAACTTCGTTTACGCCTCCTATCCGAAAGGTCAGCTTGCGGAGACTGGAGTGCTGGACGCGTTATGCGGCAAAGACGGGGATTGCGAGCTGAAATTCAACCCCATGCTCGTGATTCAGTCCCAGCCGACCCCGCTGGAGGGCGCTTCAGCAGAAGCGCTGCTGAGCCGGCTGTCATCGATCTCTATTGGAGCTGAGGTTGGCAGCGACGGAGCAATAGTCGGGAAATAG
- the hemE gene encoding uroporphyrinogen decarboxylase, whose amino-acid sequence MSYNDRFIRASRKEQVDRVPVWYMRQAGRYDPEYRKIKEKYSLLEICKQPELAAEVTLMPVRKLGVDAAILYSDIMNPVASIGIDFDIVANVGPVIHNPIQSAGDVERLKPIDVEGDLGHVLETIRILDRELEVPLITFAGAPFTIASYLIEGRPSKNYLRTKALMYSEPKVWHELMRKLGDMVIAYLRAHMANGGKAFQLFDSWVGALTPADFRTYVLPTIERIFAELSDLPQPKIYFPGVSSGELLPELRELQADVIGLDWRVSIQEGRRRLNHQYAVQGNLDPTVLTAPMPVIEQYAAQIIDQGVSEPGFIFNLGHGLFPEASLEKLAELTSFIHTYSEKAIASKRKEEKEHV is encoded by the coding sequence ATGTCTTATAACGACCGTTTCATTCGGGCAAGCCGGAAGGAACAAGTGGATCGCGTACCGGTGTGGTATATGCGCCAAGCGGGAAGATACGATCCGGAATATCGCAAAATTAAAGAAAAATATTCCCTGCTTGAAATATGCAAGCAGCCTGAGCTGGCCGCAGAGGTGACGCTGATGCCGGTTCGGAAGCTGGGCGTGGATGCCGCCATTCTATATTCTGATATTATGAATCCGGTCGCTTCGATCGGCATAGATTTCGATATCGTTGCGAACGTCGGTCCTGTCATTCATAATCCCATTCAATCAGCGGGGGATGTCGAGAGACTGAAGCCTATTGATGTGGAGGGCGATCTGGGACATGTTCTGGAGACGATCCGCATTCTGGACCGCGAGCTGGAGGTACCGCTTATTACATTTGCAGGCGCGCCCTTTACCATTGCCAGCTACTTGATCGAGGGACGTCCGTCCAAAAATTATTTGCGAACCAAAGCGCTGATGTACAGCGAGCCCAAGGTTTGGCATGAGCTGATGCGCAAGCTGGGCGATATGGTCATCGCTTATTTGCGAGCCCACATGGCGAACGGCGGCAAAGCGTTCCAGCTGTTCGACAGCTGGGTCGGCGCGCTGACGCCTGCGGACTTCCGGACGTATGTGCTGCCAACAATCGAACGAATATTTGCGGAGCTGTCGGATTTGCCGCAGCCCAAAATATATTTCCCAGGCGTAAGCTCAGGAGAGCTGCTGCCGGAGCTGCGCGAGCTGCAGGCTGACGTGATTGGCCTGGACTGGCGCGTCTCGATCCAGGAAGGCAGAAGAAGGCTGAACCATCAATACGCGGTGCAGGGCAATCTTGATCCTACCGTGCTGACGGCGCCTATGCCTGTCATTGAGCAGTACGCTGCCCAGATTATCGATCAGGGCGTGTCGGAGCCTGGATTTATTTTCAACCTGGGACACGGCTTGTTCCCGGAGGCATCGCTGGAGAAGCTGGCGGAGCTGACCTCGTTCATTCACACTTATTCGGAGAAAGCGATCGCATCGAAGCGCAAGGAGGAGAAGGAGCATGTCTGA
- the tnpB gene encoding IS200/IS605 family element RNA-guided endonuclease TnpB, with the protein MLQHKAFKFRIYPSHVQIMQLRKTLGCCRFVFNHLLSKWSQIYQATGKGLSYNACASQLPDMKREWSWLKEVDSIALQSAVRNLADGYQRHFNKQNERPRFKSRKHPVQSYTTRYTNGNIAVKGNRLQLPKLGWVPYAKSREIEGRILSATVRLAPSGKWFVSLVCEVDIQPLPLTDSILGIDVGIKYLAVPSEGPAMDNPRYTLRYERLLTKWQRILARRKQGGSNWSKAKRKVALIHERIRNSRLDAMHKQTTKWIRENQTICLEDLRIANMMKQRHLAKHIADASWGEMSRQLHYKAKWYGRTIKETPVFAPTSQTCHVCGYKQAEVRDLSVRGWTCVSCQTPHDRDWNAAQNIKAMAQ; encoded by the coding sequence ATGCTCCAGCATAAAGCCTTCAAATTTCGGATCTATCCTAGTCATGTACAAATCATGCAACTGCGCAAAACGTTGGGTTGCTGCCGTTTTGTGTTCAACCACCTCCTATCAAAATGGAGTCAGATCTATCAGGCTACAGGCAAAGGTTTGTCTTATAACGCCTGTGCATCTCAGCTTCCTGATATGAAGCGCGAGTGGTCTTGGTTGAAAGAAGTGGATAGCATTGCCCTGCAGTCAGCTGTGCGAAACTTGGCTGACGGATATCAGCGCCACTTCAACAAGCAAAATGAACGACCTCGCTTCAAGAGTCGCAAGCATCCCGTACAAAGCTATACGACGCGATATACGAACGGGAACATTGCCGTGAAGGGAAACCGTCTGCAACTTCCCAAGCTAGGCTGGGTACCCTATGCCAAGTCAAGAGAGATCGAAGGCCGGATCCTATCCGCTACCGTACGACTAGCCCCAAGCGGCAAATGGTTTGTATCGTTGGTATGCGAGGTTGACATCCAGCCTCTTCCTTTAACGGACAGCATACTTGGCATTGACGTGGGTATCAAGTATCTTGCCGTGCCTTCGGAAGGTCCTGCAATGGATAATCCAAGATATACATTGCGATATGAACGGCTGCTCACGAAATGGCAGCGCATCCTTGCAAGAAGGAAACAAGGCGGAAGTAACTGGTCTAAAGCGAAAAGAAAAGTCGCCCTCATCCATGAAAGGATTCGAAATAGCCGATTAGACGCGATGCATAAGCAGACTACGAAATGGATCCGTGAAAACCAAACGATCTGTCTCGAGGACTTACGTATTGCAAACATGATGAAACAACGACACCTCGCCAAACACATAGCAGATGCATCCTGGGGCGAAATGAGCCGTCAACTGCATTACAAAGCCAAGTGGTATGGGCGAACGATCAAGGAAACACCGGTATTTGCGCCAACGAGCCAAACCTGTCACGTCTGTGGGTACAAGCAAGCAGAAGTGAGGGATTTGAGCGTGCGGGGGTGGACATGTGTATCTTGCCAAACGCCACATGACCGAGATTGGAATGCGGCACAAAACATAAAGGCCATGGCCCAGTAA
- a CDS encoding glycerophosphodiester phosphodiesterase family protein: MRNPCVAHRGWSGRAPENTMSAFRMAWEAGIPWIELDVQLSRDAVPVVIHDYQLRRTTNGRGDVRHWSAAELASLDAGSWFSPAFKGESIPTLDEVLREGSGRTQFNIELKTDGVRYPYIEEKALQKVMEHGLQEDVVFTSFHMGTLHRLRKMSASVRIGLILDGWRGTLLQELRELQADFLSIGYGRLNQERVQLLKDAGIQTMAWTANDKRALRRIADLDPGLLICTDYPERWGEIMGMDFGVSDADPRGGRRPSRWFR, from the coding sequence ATGAGAAACCCGTGCGTCGCACACCGGGGGTGGTCAGGCCGCGCACCGGAAAATACGATGTCCGCGTTTCGAATGGCATGGGAGGCGGGGATTCCGTGGATCGAGCTGGATGTGCAGCTGAGCCGAGACGCGGTGCCTGTCGTCATCCACGATTATCAGTTGCGCCGGACGACGAACGGACGGGGCGATGTGCGGCATTGGAGCGCCGCAGAGCTTGCGTCATTGGATGCCGGGAGCTGGTTCTCGCCCGCCTTCAAGGGCGAATCGATTCCGACGCTAGACGAGGTGCTGAGGGAGGGCTCCGGACGTACTCAGTTCAATATCGAGCTGAAGACGGACGGCGTGCGGTATCCCTATATCGAGGAGAAGGCGCTCCAGAAGGTGATGGAGCATGGACTTCAGGAGGATGTGGTGTTCACCTCCTTCCATATGGGCACGCTGCATCGCTTACGCAAGATGTCGGCATCGGTGCGGATCGGACTTATATTGGATGGGTGGAGAGGCACGCTGCTGCAGGAGCTGCGGGAGCTGCAAGCCGATTTTCTCTCCATTGGATACGGAAGGCTGAATCAAGAGCGAGTTCAGCTCTTGAAGGATGCCGGCATACAGACCATGGCATGGACGGCAAATGACAAGCGAGCCCTGCGCAGAATCGCCGATCTGGACCCTGGGCTGCTGATCTGCACAGACTATCCGGAGCGCTGGGGCGAGATTATGGGTATGGACTTTGGCGTGTCGGATGCGGACCCGCGAGGGGGCAGACGCCCCTCTCGCTGGTTCCGATAG
- the hemG gene encoding protoporphyrinogen oxidase, with protein MRRTEAIDRIVIIGGGISGLSSAFYLQREAERQGRTLQLTIVDGAPALGGKIHTLQRDGFVIEKGPDSFLARKQAMIDLARELGLEDELTATNPAAKKTYILHNRKLHAMPPGLVLGIPTEIKPFVGTSLLSWGGKLRALLDLVLPARPAEGDESLGGFIERRVGTQIMRRIAEPLLAGIYAGDLKKLSLKATFPQFGESECKYGSLIRGMMASRKATAAAASAKARNSTFLTFKGGLSTVVRGLEEALSSVERRLGLQAAAIVKEAEGYSVVLEDGERLSADRIVVTTQAFAAVKLLAPLTDVKELEAIRYVSVANVVMAFDRETFGIDFDGSGFVVPRSEGLHITACTWTSSKWLHASPRDKVLLRCYVGHSEDQESVRLPDEQLIAAVRKDIHTTMGITAEPMFTEITRLDHSMPQYPVGHIQSMNALRSRLERELPGVWVTGAAFDGVGLPDCVRQGKEAAERLLR; from the coding sequence ATGCGGAGAACAGAAGCGATTGATCGAATTGTCATTATTGGCGGAGGGATCAGCGGACTGAGCTCCGCTTTTTATTTGCAGCGGGAAGCGGAGCGACAGGGCAGGACTCTTCAGCTTACAATCGTGGACGGGGCCCCTGCCCTTGGCGGCAAGATCCATACGCTGCAGCGGGATGGCTTTGTCATTGAGAAGGGACCGGATTCCTTCCTGGCGCGGAAGCAGGCGATGATCGACCTGGCGAGAGAGCTTGGGCTGGAGGATGAGCTGACGGCAACCAATCCGGCGGCCAAAAAAACCTACATCCTGCACAACCGAAAGCTGCACGCCATGCCGCCGGGTCTTGTGCTGGGCATACCTACGGAAATTAAGCCGTTTGTCGGGACCAGCCTGCTCTCCTGGGGCGGAAAGCTTAGAGCTCTGCTGGATCTAGTGCTGCCTGCACGGCCTGCGGAGGGGGATGAATCGCTTGGCGGGTTCATCGAGCGCCGGGTAGGCACGCAAATTATGCGAAGAATTGCGGAGCCGCTGCTGGCGGGCATCTATGCCGGAGATCTGAAGAAGCTGAGCCTGAAGGCGACCTTCCCGCAATTCGGAGAATCGGAGTGCAAATATGGCAGCCTGATCCGCGGCATGATGGCCAGCCGCAAGGCGACGGCTGCGGCGGCTTCCGCCAAAGCGCGCAACAGCACGTTTCTTACGTTTAAAGGCGGCCTGTCGACTGTCGTGCGGGGACTGGAGGAGGCCTTGTCTAGTGTGGAGAGGCGTCTGGGGCTCCAGGCTGCGGCTATTGTGAAGGAAGCTGAAGGATATTCTGTCGTGCTGGAGGATGGGGAACGGCTTTCGGCTGACCGAATTGTCGTAACGACGCAGGCGTTCGCCGCCGTCAAGCTGCTGGCGCCGCTGACGGATGTGAAGGAGCTGGAGGCCATTCGATATGTGTCCGTCGCGAATGTCGTCATGGCTTTCGACAGGGAGACGTTCGGCATCGACTTCGACGGCTCGGGATTTGTTGTGCCGCGGTCGGAGGGGCTGCATATTACGGCCTGCACATGGACCTCCAGCAAATGGCTTCATGCAAGCCCGCGGGACAAGGTGCTGCTGCGCTGCTATGTCGGCCATTCTGAGGATCAGGAAAGCGTCAGGCTTCCCGATGAACAGCTGATTGCTGCTGTCCGCAAGGACATTCACACGACGATGGGCATTACGGCTGAGCCTATGTTCACGGAAATTACGAGACTGGACCATTCCATGCCGCAATATCCCGTGGGCCATATCCAGAGCATGAACGCGCTGCGAAGCCGGCTGGAGCGGGAGCTGCCCGGCGTATGGGTGACGGGAGCCGCCTTCGATGGCGTTGGGCTGCCGGACTGTGTCAGACAGGGGAAGGAAGCCGCCGAGAGACTGCTCCGTTAA
- a CDS encoding type II secretion system protein — translation MQALLKRFKKEEKGFTLIELLAVIVILAVIAVIAVPLIGNIISKTKTDSDIATARQVYDAARLYVTSELGGDFTSKTIYVVGTTTTAPASGAGTSSDTRGLQSMGYLEPQIFLPSSKAAITGGTVVFTAAGALQSVTLTTVTGGTPEAGVTSESTSTATTKFYTGDTVLKSGK, via the coding sequence ATGCAAGCATTATTAAAGAGATTCAAAAAAGAAGAAAAAGGTTTTACATTGATCGAGCTCCTGGCCGTTATCGTTATATTGGCGGTTATCGCCGTTATTGCGGTTCCTTTGATTGGTAATATTATTAGCAAGACGAAAACGGATTCGGATATTGCTACTGCGAGACAAGTGTATGATGCTGCAAGACTGTATGTTACATCTGAACTTGGCGGTGATTTTACAAGTAAAACCATTTATGTTGTTGGAACAACGACAACTGCTCCTGCATCTGGTGCTGGTACCTCTTCTGATACACGTGGATTACAAAGCATGGGCTACTTAGAGCCGCAAATCTTTCTTCCTAGTTCTAAGGCTGCAATTACTGGTGGTACAGTTGTTTTCACTGCAGCTGGAGCATTACAGTCTGTCACTCTAACTACAGTAACCGGAGGTACACCTGAGGCAGGTGTAACATCAGAATCGACTTCAACTGCAACTACTAAATTTTATACAGGTGATACTGTTTTAAAGAGCGGTAAATAA
- a CDS encoding DUF92 domain-containing protein, whose product MVGYIDEWWWRLLIGLSFSAFAAASAYRSRSLSGSGALSAVAMGTGFLTLGEPVWFGVLAAFFLSSTFWSKWKRHTRAKSEAEAKYQKTGRRDAGQVWANGGAGLLLCAAYALWPHEGWLYAYIGVMAAVNADTWATEIGALSRTAPRSIVSGKPVSPGTSGGVTPLGSAAALAGAAFIGAVAALLLALPQPAGAAAGALGGGAAAAAGLIAAAAAAGLAGAFADSLLGATGQAVFRCQVCGSETERAEHCGSAARHVRGFAALDNDRVNLLSSLAAGLLAWAIGGLLL is encoded by the coding sequence ATGGTTGGATACATCGATGAATGGTGGTGGAGGCTGCTCATCGGCCTCAGCTTCAGCGCTTTTGCCGCAGCTTCGGCCTATCGCTCCCGTTCCTTGTCAGGCTCCGGCGCCTTGTCGGCAGTGGCAATGGGGACGGGATTTCTGACGCTTGGGGAGCCGGTATGGTTCGGCGTGCTTGCGGCGTTCTTCCTCTCTTCGACGTTCTGGTCGAAGTGGAAGCGACATACGCGGGCGAAGTCGGAGGCCGAGGCCAAATATCAGAAGACCGGCCGCCGCGACGCCGGTCAGGTATGGGCTAACGGCGGCGCAGGCCTGCTGCTGTGCGCCGCCTATGCGCTATGGCCCCATGAGGGGTGGCTGTACGCGTATATCGGCGTCATGGCCGCCGTCAACGCAGACACCTGGGCCACCGAGATCGGGGCCCTCAGCCGTACGGCGCCGCGATCCATCGTGAGCGGCAAGCCGGTCAGCCCCGGCACGAGCGGCGGCGTTACGCCGCTCGGCAGCGCAGCAGCGCTGGCAGGCGCCGCGTTCATCGGCGCCGTCGCAGCGCTGCTGCTGGCGCTGCCGCAGCCCGCTGGCGCTGCTGCGGGCGCGCTGGGCGGCGGAGCCGCAGCGGCGGCAGGCCTCATCGCCGCTGCGGCCGCCGCCGGCCTGGCCGGTGCCTTCGCCGACTCGCTGCTCGGCGCCACCGGCCAGGCCGTGTTTCGCTGCCAGGTATGCGGCAGCGAAACCGAGCGCGCCGAGCATTGCGGCAGCGCGGCGCGGCATGTGCGCGGCTTCGCCGCGCTGGACAACGACAGGGTGAACCTCCTGTCGTCGCTGGCAGCGGGCCTGCTGGCATGGGCCATCGGCGGGCTGCTGCTCTGA